One region of Anas acuta chromosome Z, bAnaAcu1.1, whole genome shotgun sequence genomic DNA includes:
- the LOC137848608 gene encoding maternal embryonic leucine zipper kinase-like isoform X2: MSVSSDEEILKYYELRETIGTGGFAKVKLGRHLLTGEKVAIKIMDKLALGDDLPRVKTEIDAMKNLSHQHICRLYHVIETSKKIFMVLEYCPGGELFDYIISKDRLSEEEARVFFRQIVSAIAYVHSKGYAHRDLKPENLLIDEEHNLKLIDLGLCAKPKGGLDYHLNTCCGSPAYAAPELIQGKAYIGSEADIWSMGVLLYALLCGFLPFDDDNVMAVYRG; encoded by the exons ATGTCTGTCAGCAGCGATGAGGAGATTCTGAAGTACTACGAGTTGCGCGAAACGATTGGGACGG GTGGGTTTGCGAAGGTAAAGCTTGGACGACATCTTCTTACCGGTGAAAAAGTTGCAATAAAAATCATGGACAAGCTTGCTCTAGGG GATGACTTGCCTCgtgttaaaacagaaattgatGCCATGAAGAATTTAAGTCACCAACATATTTGCCGGTTGTATCATGTAATAGAGACATCCAAGAAAATATTCATGGTCTTAGAG TATTGTCCTGGAGGAGAGCTGTTTGATTACATTATTTCCAAGGACCGTCTTTCAGAAGAAGAAGCTCGTGTATTTTTTCGGCAGATTGTTTCAGCAATTGCTTATGTTCACAGTAAGGGATATGCCCACAGGGACCTCAAACCA GAAAATCTGCTGATTGACGAGGAACATAATCTGAAGCTGATAGACCTTGGGCTCTGTGCAAAGCCAAAG GGAGGCCTTGATTACCATCTGAACACCTGCTGTGGAAGCCCAGCGTATGCAGCGCCGGAGCTGATTCAGGGCAAAGCATATATTGGATCAGAG gcaGATATTTGGAGCATGGGTGTACTGCTGTATGCTCTGCTGTGTGGCTTTCTCCCTTTTGATGATGACAACGTCATGGCAGTCTACAGAGGATAA
- the LOC137848608 gene encoding maternal embryonic leucine zipper kinase-like isoform X1, which yields MATAAPGAVAERCWAEGQAPAGLRMSVSSDEEILKYYELRETIGTGGFAKVKLGRHLLTGEKVAIKIMDKLALGDDLPRVKTEIDAMKNLSHQHICRLYHVIETSKKIFMVLEYCPGGELFDYIISKDRLSEEEARVFFRQIVSAIAYVHSKGYAHRDLKPENLLIDEEHNLKLIDLGLCAKPKGGLDYHLNTCCGSPAYAAPELIQGKAYIGSEADIWSMGVLLYALLCGFLPFDDDNVMAVYRG from the exons ATGGCAACGGCCGCGCCGGGCGCTGTGGCGGAGCG GTGCTGGGCAGAAGGGCAGGCGCCTGCTGGCCTCAGGATGTCTGTCAGCAGCGATGAGGAGATTCTGAAGTACTACGAGTTGCGCGAAACGATTGGGACGG GTGGGTTTGCGAAGGTAAAGCTTGGACGACATCTTCTTACCGGTGAAAAAGTTGCAATAAAAATCATGGACAAGCTTGCTCTAGGG GATGACTTGCCTCgtgttaaaacagaaattgatGCCATGAAGAATTTAAGTCACCAACATATTTGCCGGTTGTATCATGTAATAGAGACATCCAAGAAAATATTCATGGTCTTAGAG TATTGTCCTGGAGGAGAGCTGTTTGATTACATTATTTCCAAGGACCGTCTTTCAGAAGAAGAAGCTCGTGTATTTTTTCGGCAGATTGTTTCAGCAATTGCTTATGTTCACAGTAAGGGATATGCCCACAGGGACCTCAAACCA GAAAATCTGCTGATTGACGAGGAACATAATCTGAAGCTGATAGACCTTGGGCTCTGTGCAAAGCCAAAG GGAGGCCTTGATTACCATCTGAACACCTGCTGTGGAAGCCCAGCGTATGCAGCGCCGGAGCTGATTCAGGGCAAAGCATATATTGGATCAGAG gcaGATATTTGGAGCATGGGTGTACTGCTGTATGCTCTGCTGTGTGGCTTTCTCCCTTTTGATGATGACAACGTCATGGCAGTCTACAGAGGATAA